A portion of the Gasterosteus aculeatus chromosome 12, fGasAcu3.hap1.1, whole genome shotgun sequence genome contains these proteins:
- the scamp2l gene encoding secretory carrier membrane protein 2, like, whose amino-acid sequence MSGLDSNPFVDPVDVNPFQDASITQATSRAAAANAGEFNPFSASEMETHTGKTIPLSAASSQPAILQTSVEQSAQANAASGQADLLRQQEELEKKAAELERKERELRNSSSSSSGGAGRTPNAGENNWPPLPSFSPVKPCFYQDFEVDIPEEYRRICKRMYYLWMFHSATLFLNVLACLAYFTASADYGVDFGLSILWFVLFTPMSFVCWYRPVYKAFRSDSSFSFFFFFFVFFFQVAVYIIQTVGIPRWGNSGWIASISMIGSNLPVAVVMMVVAGFFTVNAVLAVILLKMVHSKYRRTGASFSKAQHEFSHGVLTNQTVQTAASSAAASAAQGAFGRSQGN is encoded by the exons ATGTCCGGATTAGACAGCAACCCCTTCGTGGATCCGGTGGACGTGAATCCCTTCCAG gATGCGTCAATCACACAGGCCACCAgcagagccgccgccgccaacgCCGGGGAGTTCAACCCGTTCTCTGCAAGTGAAATG GAAACGCACACTGGAAAGACCATCCCCCTGTCCGCTGCCTCCTCTCAGCCGGCCATCCTGCAGACCTCCGTGGAGCAGAGCGcgcag GCAAACGCGGCTTCTGGCCAGGCCGACCTGTtgaggcagcaggaggagctggagaagaaggcCGCCGAGCTGGAGCGGAAGGAGAGGGAGCTccggaacagcagcagcagcagcagcggcggcgccggcagGACGCCCAACGCTGGAG AGAACAACTGGCCACCTCTTCCCTCGTTCTCCCCCGTGAAGCCCTGCTTCTATCAGGACTTTGAGGTGGACATCCCCGAGGAGTACCGCAGGATCTGCAAGAGAATGTACTACCTCTGGATGT TCCACAGCGCCACCCTCTTCCTCAACGTGCTGGCCTGCCTGGCCTACTTCACTGCGAGCGCCGACTACGGCGTTGACTTCGGCCTGTCCATCCTGTGGTTCGTCCTCTTCACCCCCATGTCCTTCGTCTGCTGGTACAGGCCCGTCTACAAGGCCTTCAG GTCTGacagctccttcagcttctttttcttcttctttgtcttcttcttccaagtGGCAGTGTACATCATCCAGACGGTCGGGATCCCCAGGTGGGGAAACAG CGGGTGGATCGCATCCATCAGCATGATCGGCTCAAACTTGCCCGTGGCCGTGGTCATGATGGTGGTGGCCGGATTCTTCACGGTGAACGCTGTGCTGGCTGTGATTCTACTCAAGATG GTCCACTCCAAGTACAGGAGGACCGGTGCCAGCTTCAGCAAGGCCCAGCACGAGTTCTCCCACGGCGTCCTGACCAACCAAACCGTGCAGACGGCTGCGAGCAGCGCCGCGGCCTCCGCTGCCCAGGGAGCCTTCGGCAGGAGCCAGGGGAACTAG
- the bbs4 gene encoding BBSome complex member BBS4 yields the protein MATASAVDHPKMADEEVSAALPVSTEAKKRRAPKAPELPIVERRNWLIHQHYIRKDYDTCKAIIKEQLQETNGTCEYGIYVQALIMRLEGKIQQSLELFQSCAILNPSSADNLKQVARSLFLLGKHKAAIEFYHEAARLNEKDWEISHNLGLCYFFIKDLKHAEEQLNIALRINKHDKTFMMLGKVHLLAGETDKAAEVLRMAVEFSPENTELLTTLGLLFLQLGKYQKAFEHLGNALTFDPNNYKAILAAGSMMQTHGDFDVAMSKYRVAACAVPESPPLWNNIGMCFFGKKKYVAAISCLKRAHYMSPFDWKVLYNLGLVHLTMQQFASAFHFLSAAINLNPRMGELYMLLAVALTNLEDVENATRAYEQAATIDQSNPLVNLNFAIFLYNHGDKKATLDQYQEMERKVNLLRDSNSTFEFDPELMDMAQKMGAALQVTEGLVWTKPGKDSKSKPNSGAASNAPGPPLGTNQALGQAMSSAASYSKNLQQPSGAVEGPPTPLEPEADVEKAPSPPTGPPGSPKPAESENPRPRTSKRKSKVEE from the exons ATGGCAACGGCTTCCGCTGTGGATCATCCCAAGATGGCGGACGAGGAGGTCTCCGCGGCG CTCCCGGTTTCCACTGAAGCCAAGAAGCGCCGAGCACCTAAAG CTCCAGAGCTTCCCATCGTGGAGAGGAGAAACTGGCTGATCCACCAGCACTACATCCGCAAGGACTACGATACCTGCAAG GCGATCATCaaagagcagctgcaggagactAACGGAACGTGTGAATACGGGATTTATGTCCAAG CACTAATCATGCGTCTTGAGGGcaagatccaacagtccctggAGCTGTTCCAGAGCTGCGCCATCCTGAATCCCAGCAGCGCCGACAATCTCAAGCAAGTGGCCAGATCGCT ATTTCTCCTGGGAAAGCACAAAGCAGCTATTGAATTCTATCACGAAGCTgcaaggctcaatgagaaagaCTGG GAGATCAGTCATAATCTGGGGTTGTGCTATTTCTTCATCAAAGACTTGAAACAT GCTGAAGAGCAGCTAAACATAGCTCTCCGGATTAATAAACACGACAAGACGTTCATGATGCTCGGGAAGGTTCATCTGCTGGCCGGGGAAACGGACAAGGCCGCCGAAGTGCTGCGGATGGCCGTGGA ATTTTCTCCAGAGAACACTGAACTCTTGACTACTCTCGGCCTGCTGTTTTTACAG CTTGGGAAATACCAAAAAGCATTTGAGCACCTTGGAAATGCCCTCACCTTTGACCCAAACAATTACAAG GCCATCCTGGCTGCAGGCAGCATGATGCAGACCCACGGGGACTTTGATGTGGCCATGAGCAAGTACCGAGTGGCGGCCTGCGCCGTGCCGGAGAGCCCCCCCCTCTGGAACAACATCGGCATGTGCTTCtttggaaaaaagaaatacGTAGCC GCCATCAGCTGCCTGAAACGAGCCCACTACATGTCCCCCTTTGACTGGAAGGTGCTGTACAACCTGGGGCTGGTCCACTTGACCATGCAGCAGTTTGCCTCTGCCTTCCACTTCCTCAGCGCAGCCATCAACCTGAACCCCCGCATGGGGGAACTCTACATGCTGCTGGCAG TGGCTCTGACCAACTTGGAGGATGTGGAGAACGCCACCAGAGCGTACGAGCAAGCTGCCACCATTGACCA ATCCAACCCCCTTGTCAACCTCAACTTTGCCATCTTCCTCTATAATCATGGCGATAAAAAGGCAACTCTGGATCAGTatcaggagatggagaggaaagtCAACCTACTTCGAGACAGCAATAGCACCTTTGAATTTGATCCCGAG CTAATGGACATGGCTCAGAAGATGGGAGCTGCCCTGCAGGTGACCGAGGGTCTGGTGTGGACTAAACCCGGCAAGGACTCCAAATCCAAACCCAACTCTGGCGCAGCCTCCAATGCCCCTGGTCCTCCCCTTGGTACCAACCAAGCTCTGGGCCAAGCCATGTCTTCTGCCGCCAGCTACAGCAAGAACCTGCAGCAACCATCAG GAGCTGTCGAAGGCCCCCCCACGCCCCTCGAGCCAGAAGCGGACGTGGAGAAAGCCCCCAGCCCCCCCACTGGTCCTCCAGGCTCCCCAAAACCTGCAGAGTCGGAGAATCCCAGACCCAGAACCTCCAAGAGGAAATCCAAGGTGGAGGAATGA